Proteins from one Acomys russatus chromosome 12, mAcoRus1.1, whole genome shotgun sequence genomic window:
- the LOC127196488 gene encoding 60S ribosomal protein L11-like — translation MAQQDQGEKENPMRELRIRKLCLNICVGESGDRLTRAAKVLEQLTGQTPVFSKARYTVRSFGIRRNEKIAVHCTVRGAKAEEILEKGLKVREYELRKNNFSDTGNFGFGIQEHIDLGIKYDPSIGIYGLDFYVVLGRPGFSIADKKRRTGCIGAKHRISKEEAMRWFQQKYDGIILPGK, via the coding sequence ATGGCGCAGCAAGATCAGGGTGAGAAGGAGAACCCCATGCGGGAGCTCCGGATCCGCAAGCTCTGCCTCAATATCTGCGTGGGGGAGAGCGGAGACAGGCTGACCCGGGCAGCCAAGGTGTTGGAGCAGCTCACGGGCCAGACGCCTGTGTTTTCCAAAGCCAGGTACACCGTCAGGTCCTTtggcatcaggagaaatgaaaagatcGCTGTGCACTGTACAGTGCGTGGAGCCAAGGCAGAAGAAATTCTGGAGAAAGGCCTGAAGGTGCGGGAGTATGAACTACGGAAAAATAACTTCTCAGATACTGGAAACTTTGGTTTTGGCATTCAAGAACACATTGACCTGGGCATCAAGTATGACCCAAGCATTGGCATCTACGGCCTGGACTTCTATGTGGTGCTGGGTAGGCCAGGTTTCAGCATCGCAGACAAGAAGCGCAGGACAGGCTGCATTGGGGCCAAGCACAGGATCAGCAAAGAGGAGGCCATGCGCTGGTTCCAGCAGAAGTACGATGGGATCATCCTTCCTGGCAAATAA